In the genome of Sardina pilchardus chromosome 14, fSarPil1.1, whole genome shotgun sequence, the window gaCACGAGTGAGCGGCctgaattagagagagagagagagagagagagagagaaaaagagagagtgtgtggagagtgtaCTCCCCAACGCATACTGCTTTTATGTCAGTCTGTTATTATAATACCTCACAAATGTGATTAAAGCTGCCAAATAGTCTTTCAAAAAGTTGGACTGATATGACACCGTGCAGGATAAATTCAGGATATGCTGAGTTCAAACATTTAAGAGCCAATGTTTGTGAAGAGATTTGGGAATAGTTGCCATTACTTTTCAGCCCTctttacagccacacacacattgctcacTTAATCAACACCTGATCCCAGGTGGAATGGGAATATTTCACTTAGGAATAGTTACATGGTGCCATGACGATCAAACATTTAGGGAGTATTTTTCTTCAAAGGGCTAGATAGACTGTATGAGTGGGTGGATCAGCAGGTGATAAGACAGGGTGGATATGAAGGACTGGACTGGATCCCACAGTCCAGACTCCAGAGGCCCGAGTGTAGCcagggctcaaaattagcaccagccaccagccaaatgctggtacattttgaagttggctggtagatttcagacagagaaaaaaacatatttcctattgaatggctggtggatttcaccagttcatctgtctctggctggtagatattcacatttcaaaaagttaattttgaccCCAAAGTGTAGCCATTAGCCCCCCAGGGCAGGTGGCTTTTGGGAACCGCTGCTGCACTACCGTGCCTCAATTACCCGTGCGGCGTAATCCGCTCAGCTCCCCCGGTGGCCGCGCGAGAGGGCAAGGGGGATTACATCACCGGGCAGTGCCAGCCTGCCAGCCTGCCATCCAGCCatccagccacagccacagccggGGCCCCACTGCCAGCGATGTGAGTATGCATGCCATGCACCCAAGCTGAGTCTGCCACATCCTGACAAGGGAGCGAGGGACTAGCCGCGTCAGGGTTATAGTTACAGACAGTACCGCAGTTTCtcaaaggagaggaagagtgaatgagagacacagaagacagagagagcagagagagagagagagagagagagagagagagagagcggcgagataggagaggggagaaagtgaGATGCTATTAGAGGATGGGAGCTCAGTGTGGAGGATGGGAGTCTGACAggaactaagtgtgtgtgtgtatgagagagggggagagacagagagagaatgtgcatacatgtgtgtgtgtgtgtgtgtgtgtgtgagcgttgtgtGAGAGGGGCGGGATGATTCAGTGCAGTAATTTGTTAGTGACATTACAAAGCTCACTGCACCCAGTCCAAACTAATGAGCCCCTCATCTCCAGAGGCCACGAGGAGGCTTTAGTTCCCTGATCATCCTCCCTGATGACCAAAACTTGGTCCCCACTGTCCAGTCCCCTGCCACCCTGGTCTACACGCTTAACTGGAAACTGAGGGGATGATCTTTGACTTTGGAATACAGAATATGGGCTAAACATCCGTCCAGCAAACCCCCTGGCCCATATTAACCCAAAAAGGCTTATCATATTAGGTCAATAGATTGAGGGTTTTAATCTCCGTGGCCTATGCGGTGATGTGAGTGTGTCCTGAATCTGTTGTCCTCTCTACTGCCCCCGACCATGTTGTAGCCTACAACACTGTACAGGATGGATGGTCTGGCGTATTGCCCCTGGCAGGATGCCGGAAACAAACAGAGTCACACAGTCAATAAACACTGCACCATGCACCCTGTCCAGCTCCCTGAAGGAGAACTCGACACTCTCATCCTTTAATTGGACTTACTTGGCGCCTTGACATAACACATGGACAATGGTGACTAAAAGGGAAGGTGCTGTAGGTTAATTGAGGCCCCGGCTGGTTATTGTGTTGGAAGGGTGTCTGACAAGACACCACACAGAAGTGTCTTCTCCAAAGATATATCAGCAAAGGCTGGAAAACCAGAGAAATGCCAGAGAGTACAAGAGCGAGTGCAAGATGACGTCTTCCAGCTCAGTGTTCACAGAGGGAGAGCATAATGTTCATGATGAGAATCATTTTCTTCTCAGAGCGGTCCTGCGTGAAGTGAAATGGGCTCCGgctcaaataaacaaacattaatTCACAATCCCGCACTCATGCTTTTATCTTGGGCAAACACAGGGTACGCCACTTGTGTCAAAAGAGCAGTGCACATGCTTAGGGGTTATCAAGCCGATAGCGAGAAAACCAACATGAACTTGTAGAGGGCCAGGTCAGTGAACTATAGTGCTCGACCCTATCCCAGTAATGACCATTGAACCTGCACATTTAAATACAGTCTGCTAACCCAAGGTAGACATAATCCATGTCCTTAATATAGATCATGCCTGAATGTTGGCAAAAGTaacagctctctgtgtgtgtgtgtgtgtgtgtgtgtgtgtccagtaggcGACAaacaatgaggtgtgtgtctgtgttcttttgACTCAGACAGAGTCTACTGGCACCTGAGAGGTTGGTCTGACCCCTTAATAACCCAGCTGATCCTATTACTAAGGATAGCAGTGTATTTCAGTGACAACACACCAAGACAGACGTGCATGgccgaacacacactcacagacacacacatgaaaggccAGTGAAAGCAATCACGGCTGTACtaggcagagacagacacaggcaaAGATGACATTCAAAACACCCCCAGCACCTGTGGTTTTACACCGTTGAGTGGACCAAAGTGGGTGTAATTGATGTGACTGCGAAATGTGTTGGGTTTTTTCAGTTTCATGCTCTTTCATgacttgttagtgtgtgtgtgtgtgtgtgtgtgtgtgtgtgtgtgtgtgtgtgtgtgtgtgtgtgtgtgtgtgtgtgtgtgtgtgtgtgtgtgtgtgagagatgagaTTTCCCTGATTTGATGAGATTGCACTGATTCATTTCACAGCTCTTACAGGATAGTTACAATATAACAACATCAGAGTGTTGTTTTCATGTGGTCCTTTGAGTGTCTCAACTATGCTACGGGTTCATGGAAGCATCAGAGCGCGGAATTGCCTACTTACTTTGTTTTTGGAGCTGTGGCGATTCGAGTGCCAGTGATTCAATAGACCGCATGCGGTTTTGATGATGGGCCTTTTTAGCAACCCGAACCGACTCGGTCCGATACGTGCCGCTTTCTGGTACGACAGGAATCCTCTCTAAACTCCTGCCGGTTCTCTCGTAGCCGGTAGTCCCGTACCGTTGGGGAGCAGGGGCCGATATATAATGGGAGTGTTCCCCTTGTTTGCTAGACGTGGTGTATCCGTCTTCGTGGTGCCTTGGTCTGCTTTGGAGAGAGGACGCGCGGTTGTGGTGCATATTAGTCATATTGCTTGGTCCAAGTGGCCGAACTTTGTTCTCATAACCCCGAGACCCTGCGGAGCACCCCATGGGTACGCCAGTTTTGTGAGTGTGGGGCTGCGACTTCGGTCCAGTTGGATATGACGCCTGTGTAGAAGGTTGGTGCTTGAAGTTACCATTTTCTGGATTGAGCATGGAGTTCCGGAGCCCCGCCACGAAGCGTTCGAAAGTCAGGCAGCCGTGCGGTGGGGTAACCCGCCTCAAGCACTCCAGAACACCGCTGGGTAACCCCTGCGCCTCTGCTCCCTGCCACCGACTTTCAATTTCCGATATGTGCACATATCCTCGCTTCGCATCATCAAGGATATCAAAAAGAGTTCTCAAACTGTGAAGAAATGCTTTCGGCAAGCCCTCCGTGGTAAACTCCGCGTCCTTCGGCTGCATATTTATCTTACAGCCGGCTGACTTACTCAGTGTCCCTTCTTTTTTGGTACCAGCCTTGCAACCGCTCGCCAAGCCGTTCACTTTGCTACTGCGATCACTTGCTACCAAAGCCATGAAGTTATCAGTTTTTACCAAAACCAGACGAACTCTTCCGTCAtctaaatgtaaaaataaagaaTAGGTGATGTGGCTTGTCCCGAATGAAACTCTTCAGCGCTGTATCCGGAGTAATAAAGTGTCTTGTAAGAATAGAACGAAAACAACACTTCTTATGGTATGTCTTGCCAACCCACTGAAGCGTTCTGTGGACCTTACTTTATTCCGAGATTCTAAATCAATTTTTCAAGAGGACCGCCCTTCAAACGTCTGCGCAACCTTGTCAACCAGCGCTGTCATTGGTCATATTGCGCATTGCTGTGCGCTGATTGGTTGGAGGTTGGTCAGAGAAAAGTTTGAGTTTTGTCCATTGTATTTTTTAAAGCGGTCGTTATGCCTAGAGCCTATAATTCATTCCTCCACCATTTGGAAAACACACTCAAGCTGTCTATTTGACCCTTTTTCAAGACAACTTCCTGAATCCAGTTTATGGCCACACCACTGTTTgaattagcctacattatacaGATCCACATTTGGACTTTTAATTGCAATGAGATTGAGTCCaagaccaacaaacacacagaagctTTTCTTTTAATGAAGACACATGTTGACAGTTATACTTTGTGACACAAAGCGCCTTTTTAAAAGCCTTTATAGTGAGCTCCCTAGTAACTCACCCGCCATCAAATCCAAATGTTTTACCTGACCTGCTGGGATCCAAACAGTAAAGGCATCGATCTCAACTGAAACCCCTACACTACAGTGTTATGATATGCTGCTTGTTGGTTTCCCAGGAGGCCCACATGGCCCAGCTAAATTAATAAAACATAATTGAtttgggacacacacagagacataaccacacacacacacacacacacacacatacataccctggggagacagtcacacacacacacacagagcccaccAGGGAGAGTGATTAACCCCATAGCTGCTAATCGGAGCACGTCACCGGTTGTTTGTGCCGAGGTATCGATCTCGAGAATGTTTTCAATCAGCCACGGACAAGTGAAGCGCAGCTGATCTATACAGGGCCAGTGTGGTGCCAGAGGGGTGACATTGggcacgcagagagagagagagagagacagagagagagagagagagagagaaagagagagagagagagagagggaaagcagcATTAGTGCACTGCTCATTGCACAGTACAGCCCTTTGGCTGCTGTGCCAGggggatggtgatggtggtagcTCTGGgctctgctctactctactctactctgctctctctctcgctccctttctctctcacacgcacacacacccaaacccacacacacccacacacacacacacacacacacacacacacacacacacacacacacacacacacacacacacacacacacacacacacacacacacacacacacacacacacacacacacacacacacacacacacacacacacacacactctctctctctctctctcctctcacacacacacagactgggaaAGTGTATTATGTTTTTTCTCAGTGAAATGAATGTTACACAGGTGTTTAAAGGTGGGTCAAATTCTcttggctctctctttctcttttttctatgtctgtctgtctttctctctctctctgccacagaAGTCTGTGTGCAATGTGAGCAGTGAATCGCTCCCCTGTGCTGTTCATTCACAGGGTCATACACTTAagccctcagtctctctctctttctctcttctctctctgccaatgttctctcttaccctctctctgtcacgcacatgctcacacacagacacacacacagacacagacacacacagacacacagacacacagacacacacacacacacacacacacacacacgcacacgcacacacacacacacacacacacacacacacacacacatacacacacgcagacacacacacacacacagacacacacacacacactgcagtggtgGACCTTTGCAGATCATGACAGCAAGCTTAGCTTGCTGAAAGGGCAAATCCGTGTGTATACAACATTGTTTGTTTTAATGCTATTATAACCATATGTGGTTCCTCAGTCTGGCAAAGCCTGCAGAGCCACAGCACACGCTGGCGCACAGCTaatgttcactctctctctcactccatctctctgtctctcaatttTTTTCAAATCATTACATGTTTTCCCTCcatatctatcacacacacacacacacacacacatacacacacacagtttctttgTTTCAATCTCTAACACTCACTGAAACACCTTTTCACATTCATGCATATTCCCCCCTCCATTTCTCACAAATGTAAgccctcttccacacacacacacacacacacacacacacacacacacacagaagactcTCATACTGTCTTTCTATGCTAGttattctgtctctcccttcagCAATATCACGTGCATGTGACGACTGATCTCAGAGCTGGGTCACTGCATTATCttctctgtatttttttttttctagggtTGGGGGTAGAAAGCGAGTCAAATCTTCAAATCTTGAGGCTTTTAATCAAAACTGAGTAGCAAGGGACTcagaagagggagacagaggtggATTAAGGCCGTAAGAGAGACGTAGCGGACTCGTTAGCTCCAGAAAGATGTTATTTCCCTGTGGTAGGAGCTGATTGTCTTTAATCAGCAGGCCCTAGTTCTGCCCCAAATGGTGCCATGCATACCAGCTGGGGTCAGCACTTTGTGGTTTTTGCTCGCCTCTGGGAAAAGGCTAAGTAGGTTTCTGCTATAATTACCCGTTGTGCATCTGAAGAGTGGACTTTGGACCTTCAGTTCCGCCCAAGGAATATGAGGGTAAAATGGTGCCTTTGTTTTATTAACACTCTCTTGAAATGATTGTTTCAGAAAGGATTGGGACCTTGTGCTGCTCCAGAACTAAAAGGACAAATGGCAAAATACATTTGAACCTCCAGTTGTAACAAGATTGTTTATAACTGTATATTAGATACTGCTTTAAGGACACGGCATTGTCCGTGTTAGAGTATGACAATTCGGTCCTGTACCTCATGGCACTATACTGTGATTTTGTGGAAATATTGTAGTGTCCACATTGCTCAAATAAATACAATTGAATGATTGTTGCTCTTGAATGTCCTTCAGATGGTATTTGTACTGTTTGGTTCAGGATTCACTGGACAACAGGACCCCTCTCTGGACTTGACCTAGAATCACTATATCAGTAGAGCAGCAGACCCACTTTGAGGAGGTTACCTCAAGGGCAGTTTtcagtgtgttgttttgagCCCTGATATCCAACGTAATATTTTGGGCAGGGGTCACTTGGCTGAGTTGTCCTGTTTGGGCATGAAAGTGACCTCTGCCTCCCATTGTGTGATTGGTAATCCTTGAATTCGGCATGGCAGGTTTTATAAATCCTCCTATTCCAAATGCTCAGGAACAGCAAGTCCTCAGAACTCAATATTAATCCCCCCCGGACATGATTCACTTTGCAGATTATCTCTTGTATGCAAAACAAGTCCTTTACGGTCCCTGTGGTGACTTAAAGatacccacagacagacagacgactGCAGCTGTTGCATGCAATATTATCTGGACACTGGATGAGTCCAGACTGGACTAGTGTGACTTAGACCAACACGCCAATTTTGGGGTGTTTTGGGGCCATTGAGACACGCatactcaaaacaaaacaaagccctGTATGGAACACAAAAGGATATGATCAAGGAACATTATATGGCTTGGGTATGACTATATAAAGAGTACATTTCATAAGACTATGTATACTATATACTTTTTCTATCAGCATATAAACACCTGTTAATATGTGGTAATGAACTACATATATAGATTTCTGAACCAACCATGCATACATAATGCAATCTGATGAAATTACTATCAATGCAGTTGAACCGCCAGTGAGATATTTCTGTTTCAGATAGGAACTTTGAGCTTTAAGTGGCGTTCCACTGAACTTTTTCTTCTGAGAGGTTGAAAAATCTTGCATGCAGTTCATGCACTGAAAAGAGGCCAATATCTCCCATCAGAGCCCATCACAGTCTAATGACTTTACTTTCACCACCTCTCACCAGAAAAGTGTGAACGCATTTTCACATGTGCTTGCTTGAACGTAGCACAAAAGGTGGTCGAGTTGTAGTTTGTCTTGTGACATCTCAGTTCAAGTTTAGCAACATAACCGAATGCTGTTACACAATCAATTTGACATTACATCACGTAAGGTCCAATGAGATTTCTATACAGGGAAATTCACATACTGCATAAGTTGATGCAAAGACGTCACGCTCTTGTGTGCGTGTCCTTTCTTACGCTTGACTGACAAATGAGCAAAGTAGGCTAGTCATGCAAGACTGAGTATACTGTATCACACAGAATACAGTATAAAGCGTCTTCACAGAAAACATTATAGTAATGACTCTGATGACAATGGAGAAATCGATACAAAAAcgaacataaaagtctatgtcTGTTTACCTATTTGATGGTTTACTTGATCAATACAATATAGAGCTGTTTATGCCTATAAGCTGCCATATACTGAACATCTACAGATGCTTTCATAGGTATACTACCCTCTAGTGGGTAAATATCTAACTACAGTTCAGCTGAGCTTTAAAGTGCTTATTTAATGACTGATTAATAAACACATAAATGAGGATAAAGTGCTTATATTTCAATCTGCTCGGTAAAGGCATGCAACCATGAATCGTCTTTtaaaaatgacagaaatgtgGCACAGACTCAGTATTTGTTGGAGGAGCACTGTGTCCTTTTGAATCATGGGCAGCCCataaaaaatgtaacaaaatgtatatCACAATTTATTTCATAAAATTGATATATGCTATTACATAGATTACACTGTAATCTACACACGACAAATGCAGCAAATGGATGACTATAGCTAAATCTCTgcctcaaacaaaaaaaaaatccataattTAGAAAAGATACAGGAGGCCAGTGGGAGGCGGAATTAaatattttcaagacctacagCTTGCAAAGGTTGCAAAGGTTGAAAATCCAGTATACACAGAGAAAATCCCCTTTCACATTTCCAGTGAAGTTATCTAATTTCTACTAATCGCGATGTGTCTATTAAGGCGATCATCCAGGattttgctctctcgctctcacatacacacacaagcatgacaGTGTTTTAATATGTTACAGCTAAAACACAACTTTTGGAAGGCTCAAATGTGAGAGTGCTTGTGAGTGGTTTGACTAAGACcacataaacatgaattaaaacCTGGATGTTACAAATGGCACATTTATTAAAGCTATAACTGTACAGAGAAACAGCTCAAACACgtcaaataaatacacattttaatactttgtttatttactatgaGCAACCACCGATCTCTAAAAAGAACACTGGACAGTGTATCTGTGGTTTCAAAAGtgaaatttgttttgttttgagctcATTGGCTAAGCTACTCCAGCAGTTACCTAGATAAGCCAGTAAGCTTGCTTCAAAGTACAGTCTTCTGGTGTCTACAAGGTCACTGCGGTTACTCCATCCTGTCCCCATACACAGTAACCTTCGGGCCAGCAGGAgcggcaggagcagcaggagcagcagggggTTCTTCCTCTGCAAAATGCAACAAGCAAGATTCCAGTCAAGTCTCTGATTCGAACGGAGCCTATGACAGTGACAtgctcataaacacacatgaaccaatgaatgaatgaatgaatgcacgtgcacactcacacgcacacacacacacagagagagagagagagagagaaactgagaagaGATAGAGATTTTGGGTGAATGAGACAGAGTGGGAGGATCCATGTCATCATACATGATGTCCCTTCCGCCCAGAGCAAAAAGCAATCAAATCTAAATCTTCTTAACGTAACTGAGGCTCCATCATGCAGGGCCTATTACTACAACAGTTAGCCAGCAGTGGACTCACGTGGAACAGTTTTGTCTGGGTAGCTCCCTTTCTCAAGGTAGTACCAGTAgtctgtgcatttctgtgtctcCCAGCGCGTTATTGCATAGCTTCCAACGGAAGCGGACACTGTTGGGTCAAGAAGGTCGCAAATATTGGTATGACCTTTCACACACTTCATGATTTCTATCAATGGCCTTATTATGATAGACTTGCTCAGTGAGTGTGAAAATAACAGCAAGGACGAATTATGTTGAGCTGCATAGAGAATGCAGACTACTCACCTATTGACACTAACAGGTTCCACTGCAGTGGGTATGGGAGTCGTGTTTGCAGAGCTCGTTGAATGAGAAACAATCCACCCGTGCCTGACAAAAAATCATTAGGCTGCTGTAGTTACAACAACTTACCAGCTGTGCACCCAGTGACTAAATATATGTACTACTTACCTACAAAAACAGTACCGACTCCTTTCATGAAGGCATGCGACTGACAGGCAGCATACCGTTGCAAACCCTGTTGCAAAGGAATTTTGTGCAAAACTAAATACAATGCGCTGATGTTGACAGTTGCACACTCTTCAATTAATGGTAACGTTACAATGTATCATGCAACAGAGTTAAACATTGTTTCTATTTTTTGCTACTCACCGGATGCTTTGCTACAAGTGCGTCATCTACTTTCGTAAGTCCGATATTAACCATAATCACAGTTACTTCGGAGATAAATGTTAACCTTCAAAGGGAGATCTTACTTCAGTTCCAGGTATGAGTTTTGTTGTTATCTAACTTGTAACTTCCGCATGGAGAATCAAGGAAGTTcgcaaagagtgtgtgtgtgagtcgttTTGTACACGTAGAATTGCCTGGCGACATCAAGTGGACTGAATTTGAAAGTGCATGTGTTGATCTTCATGTTCAATTTGTCTCAACATCACGATATTAGATGACTAATGTTCACACTTTCAATCTGTCTTAAATTAAGaattatgtcacaataaataGATCTCCAAGATCTAACTGGAGCACGGTAGTCAGCTTTAAATCAACATTTTAAATGACCACACTGACCACTGCCATTAGACACGGAATGTACGACAAGCATTaaattaaatacaaataattTTAATTAATAGCCATCAATGGTGGTGTAATATAAGGAAGAGCAGTGAGCAGGGTTAATATAGCCAATAAACACATGCCGATatgatgacaacttgtgacaatCAATATTAGAACACATGAATTCCAACAAAACACTCCACATATTTTAAatacgcacatactgtatcaaacAAACTACACAATGATGTAACTCAGCACCAAAATACATGCACTACCTCCAACTACATTATTCAGGATTTGGGGCGGAACATAGAGTTTGTTGGATTGTCTCTTTTACAGTCAACATCATTTTTgttcaaaaacatattttttgaaTGACTGAAAACCACTGATGTTAGCACAGCTCTTTCCCCTCTGCCTTGATCCTGCATGACTGGATTAAGGATAAATCCTGGGGGTCCCGAAGTGCCCCATCTCCTTTAACCTCTTCTTCAGTGAGATCCAGAGGGTTTAGATGCTGGTCATTCTCAGAGTGGTGTGATGGTGCCTTGCTCTGGCTTCATTGAGTGCTCTGGGTCTCGTCATAAGTCTGTTGGGAGGAGGTAATAAGGGCTTTTCACAGTGTATGTTAAAGCAAAGCAGTAAAGAATCCCATAATGGCCATCCCTGATCCCTGTTATACATtcaaattcaatgaaattctcCTTGTAGCTGTCCATCCTGTTTCctgcactaaaaaaaaaaaagaaaaaaagaaaagaaactgcAGCCACCTTAACCGAGCAGTGCTCATGTCATGTTCCAACATTCCACCTGGAGCAAGGAAGTGAGGGCTGAGTTTTATTGGCTGTTatgctcaaatatcaacaacttTTCCCTACGACGGAAGACTTCACCTTTAAATTATGTAGATGAACTAAACAAAACTAGTTCTGACGTGCCATGGGTTCAATACCTGTTTCGAAGCGCCCTGTTGGAGTGGTGTCCAGTCCGATCCAAGTCAGCCCACGAATAACTAACGGGTTGAATGGTCCTCACACTGCCTGCTGAAGACATGAACACCGATATTATTACCCGACACAGCACTTCAGATACTCAGAAACAAGCtgctttgatatactgataatCTACTCTTCAAGTTAGAGCCTGGAAACATATATACAACAGTATACTGATACTCACAGCTAGGAGATCTGATAAGTGGCAGTCTACCCCTCTTTTCCCAGCCTCTCTCAGTAGCACTCCACTGCAGTAAGGTCTCTGAGACAAATgtcttattttcattttcatacacagTGActagaaaaagaacaagaaaagaAGCAGGAGGATGAGGTGGAGGTGTTTCAATATTTTAAATATTAATTTAAATATAGAGTTTAAATATTAAACAAAAGAAAGTTACACAGAATGGTCCGACAAACTCCTACAGTACCTGGACTGATTTTGGCTGTAATGAGAGCGCCGCCATCCATCAGCGAAGGCTGAGCCCATAGGTTAATCTCAGTCTTTGAGCGTCTGGACAAAGGGCATCTCAGGGGCACCATTAGTGGGCACTGTTCCACTTCCGTGCCCATCTCACCCCTCTCCAGGAGAGCTCTCACATCAAACCCACTCACAAGGCCCTGGGTGGTCTAAGATAAGACCAGTTGTTAAAGGGAGATGTAAACAAGATAATGAGTTTCTCTAGGAACGGTGAAAAGGTCATGTCTCCGAGTACTTCAGAGTATACCTACCAGTCATCTTATTTTTTTCGGGAGTTTTTCTACACATTAGTTTTCAAAGAGCAATCAGCAGTGAGATGTGGAGCCCAATTGTAATGAGATTTAAAAGACAGATACCAACTTCAATATTTGAggaattaaaaagaaaagaaaagttcTGATCAAAATGTGATATTGTATTCAAATAAGCTGTCTGGTATCCTACAGAAAGGCTCTCATGCAATAAATTCAGACACATATGTTATGAATGTTAGCATCAGGTCTCTCTCAGACTTGAACCGCACTGCAACTGCAACCCAGCTAGAAAACAGAAGGGATGTCTATTTTATTCCGCTTGACACAAAGCGTATCTGTgctgaaatacatttaaaagaCCAGTTGCAAGTCATCATTTGTGTTTAAAAGGGAAAGTGGAGGCTAGCATAAATAGGGTGACCACCAGCCAGACTCTGAAAAGGAGGGCAGATTGTGTCTAAAAGTGAGGACAGCTAGACTCTCTCTAAGATGGAGAGACAATACTGGAAATTTAGATGAAGGGTCACTATTTGGCTGTCCTTCAAATTAAAATTTTTAATTGAAAAATAATGACATAGTTGAAACTATGCATACAAAGCACATTGACATTGGGAAATATACATTAAGCACTTTTGAAATTGGCATGAGATGGTTGTTGTGTACAGATTTGACATGGTGCGGCAATACCTGACTTGCTTTCTGAGTGCTCCCGGAGGCCTGTCCTTGCTCTGCAGA includes:
- the sapcd2 gene encoding suppressor APC domain-containing protein 2, whose amino-acid sequence is MALVASDRSSKVNGLASGCKAGTKKEGTLSKSAGCKINMQPKDAEFTTEGLPKAFLHSLRTLFDILDDAKRGYVHISEIESRWQGAEAQGLPSGVLECLRRVTPPHGCLTFERFVAGLRNSMLNPENGNFKHQPSTQASYPTGPKSQPHTHKTGVPMGCSAGSRGYENKVRPLGPSNMTNMHHNRASSLQSRPRHHEDGYTTSSKQGEHSHYISAPAPQRYGTTGYERTGRSLERIPVVPESGTYRTESVRVAKKAHHQNRMRSIESLALESPQLQKQSSVEPVGLPRSQSETTTGFSGSRRHCRSRDEQRRHTITNGVDYGMLKQMKELEQEKDSLLAGLEVVERAREWYQAQIHSVTERQRLIGQSSLCSDFLTESNQSRMNVLLPKLQEVNRCLNDLISCSGMQQSFSPSAQPPTISPSAQSSATAPPQAIQRLKDQNRLLTQEVTERSERITQLEQEKSALIKQLFEARARSTHDSSTLDSTFI
- the tmem141 gene encoding transmembrane protein 141, with the protein product MVNIGLTKVDDALVAKHPGLQRYAACQSHAFMKGVGTVFVGTGGLFLIQRALQTRLPYPLQWNLLVSIVSASVGSYAITRWETQKCTDYWYYLEKGSYPDKTVPQEEPPAAPAAPAAPAGPKVTVYGDRME